One stretch of Candidatus Neomarinimicrobiota bacterium DNA includes these proteins:
- a CDS encoding DNA-3-methyladenine glycosylase I → MIEKARCSWPSNDPLMEEYHDNEWGVPSKDDIHQFEHHILEVFQAGLSWRTILHRREGFRKAFAGFDPKKVSKFGDTDIERLLADVGIIRNNLKIRAAINNASRFLEVISEHGSYYNFLLQFRPKNLPIYNELSELPAETAESAALSKELKNLGFKFVGPTTCYAHMQSVGIVNDHIKSCFRYKEIEKMQK, encoded by the coding sequence ATGATAGAAAAAGCCCGTTGTTCTTGGCCCTCTAATGATCCGCTTATGGAGGAGTATCATGACAACGAATGGGGAGTTCCTTCCAAAGATGATATTCATCAATTTGAACATCATATCCTTGAGGTCTTTCAGGCGGGACTTAGCTGGCGAACAATTCTTCATCGCCGGGAAGGATTCCGAAAAGCATTCGCCGGTTTCGATCCGAAGAAAGTATCCAAATTCGGTGATACTGATATTGAGCGATTGCTTGCCGATGTAGGAATTATCAGGAACAACCTGAAGATCCGCGCAGCGATAAATAACGCCTCAAGATTCCTCGAGGTAATAAGCGAACATGGAAGTTATTATAATTTTCTGCTTCAATTCAGACCTAAAAATCTTCCAATATATAATGAGTTAAGCGAGCTGCCGGCGGAAACAGCTGAGTCTGCCGCTCTCTCAAAAGAATTAAAAAACCTTGGATTTAAGTTCGTCGGACCCACCACATGTTACGCACATATGCAAAGTGTTGGCATAGTGAACGATCATATAAAAAGCTGTTTTCGGTATAAAGAAATCGAGAAGATGCAAAAATAG
- a CDS encoding 4a-hydroxytetrahydrobiopterin dehydratase: MSELSELKCVACRRGAPTVTEKEINEYSTKIPNWSLIQIDGVDRLEYTFRFNDFIESLAFTNLVGKAAEDDGHHPALLTEWGSVTVSWWTHKIKGLHKNDFIMAAKTDKIFSDLGNAGTS, translated from the coding sequence ATGAGCGAGCTATCAGAATTGAAATGTGTGGCGTGCCGTCGTGGAGCGCCAACCGTTACTGAAAAAGAAATCAATGAGTATTCAACAAAAATCCCTAATTGGTCTCTAATACAAATTGATGGAGTCGACCGGCTTGAATACACTTTCAGGTTCAACGATTTTATTGAATCACTTGCCTTTACGAATCTTGTCGGTAAAGCTGCCGAAGATGACGGTCATCATCCGGCTTTATTGACAGAGTGGGGCAGCGTGACGGTTTCATGGTGGACCCACAAGATCAAAGGTCTCCATAAAAACGATTTCATTATGGCCGCCAAAACGGACAAAATTTTCTCCGATCTCGGCAATGCCGGCACATCCTGA
- a CDS encoding VOC family protein has translation MPAHPDTRIGHVHLKVADIDRSIEFYRDLLGFEVTQRIGDQAAFLSMGGYHHHIGLNTWESKGGTPPPMGHTGLYHTAILFPNRVELARALKKLMDADYPLQGAANHGVSEAIYLADPDGNGIELYSDKPMDEWPRTAEGNLEMVTLSLDIEGLLAEIDGKKTD, from the coding sequence ATGCCGGCACATCCTGATACGCGAATAGGTCATGTCCATTTGAAAGTTGCGGATATAGACAGATCCATTGAATTTTACCGGGACCTGCTCGGGTTTGAAGTTACGCAGCGGATAGGCGATCAGGCAGCGTTTCTTTCTATGGGCGGATATCATCATCACATTGGTTTAAATACATGGGAAAGCAAAGGAGGTACGCCTCCGCCGATGGGTCACACAGGACTTTACCACACTGCAATACTCTTTCCCAACCGGGTCGAACTTGCCAGAGCGCTGAAGAAACTGATGGATGCCGATTATCCATTGCAGGGTGCTGCGAATCACGGGGTTTCAGAGGCTATTTATCTTGCTGATCCTGACGGAAACGGCATTGAACTTTATTCGGATAAACCTATGGATGAATGGCCAAGGACAGCCGAAGGTAATCTCGAAATGGTTACTCTATCCTTAGATATAGAAGGACTTCTTGCTGAGATTGACGGGAAGAAAACAGATTAA
- a CDS encoding cyclic nucleotide-binding domain-containing protein → MISDEQKRLLFQASLFSGLSSDQISSVLDTAKEVVFQAGDTIMTEGEEGGELYVIVEGSVQIEKKAGNDLTIKIAHAEKKGMMLGEMSLIDMKPRSATVRANSEVKMIMLERGDLAELFDKDPKILATISLNIARALSVRLRSSNEMFSEFFNNFTA, encoded by the coding sequence ATGATTTCCGATGAACAGAAAAGATTATTGTTTCAAGCGTCCCTCTTCTCGGGGCTATCAAGCGATCAGATTTCCAGCGTTCTGGACACCGCGAAGGAGGTTGTATTTCAGGCCGGTGATACAATCATGACCGAAGGAGAAGAGGGTGGAGAGCTTTACGTGATTGTTGAGGGAAGCGTGCAAATTGAAAAGAAAGCCGGCAATGACCTTACAATTAAAATTGCTCACGCCGAGAAAAAAGGAATGATGCTCGGCGAAATGTCTCTCATCGATATGAAACCGCGCTCTGCAACTGTCCGGGCAAATTCTGAAGTAAAGATGATAATGTTGGAACGTGGAGATCTTGCTGAACTGTTTGATAAAGACCCCAAAATACTTGCTACAATCTCACTTAACATAGCGAGGGCTCTGAGCGTCAGACTAAGAAGTTCAAATGAAATGTTTTCGGAGTTTTTTAATAACTTTACTGCTTGA